Proteins found in one Planococcus citri chromosome 2, ihPlaCitr1.1, whole genome shotgun sequence genomic segment:
- the LOC135835756 gene encoding protein Wnt-16-like — MKSIAFIGCVYISLVSICVTNVHSNWMYLGLVGVPPPLQQQQGEPGTAVEDPGALKANAICGALTSLSPEQVEVCMKHPSIIYAVANGAHKGIQECQYQFKNERWNCSTNEDDQDVFGYVLKSGSKETAFIYAVTSAGVVHAVTQGCSAGDLAECNCDTTSQGRNTPEGWKWGGCSDNIDYGIEFARKFIDSPEQLHPHKKHDNKSKHRIQMNLHNNEAGREIVQSLMRMHCRCHGVSGSCELKTCWRTIPPFNDIGDVIKEKYNDAVMLRLSRKSRSKRNKVRIKKEIKKSDLVHVNKSPNFCKHNPKKGILGTKGRFCNKSSDGPDSCDVLCCGRGYETQVVKIKEKCHCKFVWCCYVKCKTCEKELYMHSCK, encoded by the exons ATGAAAAGTATAGCTTTTATAGGCTGCGTATATATTTCACTCGTATCGATTTGCGTTACAAATGTTCACTCGAATTGGAT GTATTTGGGTCTGGTCGGTGTACCTCCGCCGTTGCAGCAACAACAGGGCGAGCCTGGGACAGCAGTAGAGGATCCTGGCGCCTTGAAAGCGAACGCCATTTGCGGAGCTCTAACTAGCCTGTCTCCTGAACAAGTGGAAGTATGCATGAAGCATCCTAGTATCATTTACGCGGTCGCCAATGGCGCTCATAAGGGTATTCAAGAATGTCAGTATCAGTTCAAAAACGAACGATGGAATTGCTCGACAAATGAAGATGATCAGGATGTATTCGGATATGTGTTAAAATCTG GGAGTAAAGAGACAGCATTTATTTACGCAGTGACCAGCGCCGGAGTGGTCCACGCAGTGACTCAAGGTTGCAGTGCCGGAGACTTAGCTGAATGTAATTGTGATACAACTTCTCAAGGCAGAAACACTCCCGAAGGATGGAAATGGGGTGGATGCAG CGACAACATCGATTACGGAATCGAATTCGCTAGAAAATTTATCGATTCGCCAGAACAGCTGCATCCGCATAAAAAACACGATAACAAATCGAAGCACAGAATCCAAATGAATTTGCATAACAATGAAGCGGGACGCGAG aTCGTGCAATCGTTAATGCGCATGCATTGTCGGTGCCATGGCGTATCAGGATCGTGTGAattgaaaacttgctggagAACCATACCGCCGTTTAATGACATAGGGGATGTTATAAAGGAGAAATATAACGATGCCGTTATG TTACGCCTTTCCAGAAAATCTCGCAGCAAACGTAATAAAGTCAggataaaaaaagaaatcaaaaaaagcgATCTAGTACACGTGAATAAATCACCAAATTTCTGTAAGCACAATCCAAAAAAAGGTATCCTCGGAACGAAGGGTAGATTCTGTAATAAATCCTCCGATGGGCCGGATTCTTGCGACGTGCTATGTTGCGGTCGCGGATATGAAACTCag GTTGtgaaaataaaggaaaaatgCCACTGTAAATTCGTATGGTGTTGTTATGTGAAATGCAAAACATGCGAGAAAGAATTATATATGCATTCTTGTAAATAG
- the LOC135835760 gene encoding ras-related protein Rap1, which produces MREYKIVVLGSGGVGKSALTVQFVQGIFVEKYDPTIEDSYRKQVEVDGQQCMLEILDTAGTEQFTAMRDLYMKNGQGFVLVYSITAQSTYNDLQELREQILRVKDTDDVPMVLVGNKCDLEEERVVGKEQGVNLSRQFNCAFMETSAKAKINVNDIFYDLVRQINKKSPEKKQKTKKKSTCSLL; this is translated from the exons ATGCGCGAATACAAGATCGTCGTCCTGGGTAGTGGAGGTGTCGGTAAATCGGCGCTAACGGTGCAGTTTGTTCAAGGAATCTTTGTTGAGAAATATGATCCGACTATCGAAGACAGTTACAGAAAGCAAGTCGAAGTCGACGGACAGCAATGCATGCTGGAAATTTTAGATACTGCTGGAACC GAACAATTTACCGCGATGCGTGATTTGTACATGAAAAACGGCCAAGGATTCGTGTTAGTTTATTCAATTACGGCTCAGTCCACGTATAACGATTTGCAAGAATTAAGGGAACAAATATTACGCGTGAAA gATACGGACGATGTACCAATGGTTTTGGTGGGTAATAAATGTGATTTAGAAGAAGAACGCGTAGTCGGCAAAGAACAAGGTGTTAACCTTTCTCGCCAGTTTAACTGTGCTTTTATGGAAACGTCCGCTAAGGCTAAAATTAATGTCAATGAT atattcTACGATCTTGTAAggcaaattaataaaaaaagtccggaaaagaaacaaaaaacgaaaaagaaatctACGTGCAGTTTACTGTAA